Proteins from one Alysiella filiformis genomic window:
- the ruvX gene encoding Holliday junction resolvase RuvX, with product MPDLSRPQGCALAFDFGETRIGVAQGSTEVNIAHPIATVTGSSNDEKFAAIAKLIREWQPHFLVVGIPTHADGSEHDMTRLAKTFGHRLNGRFRLPVYWVDERFSSVYAEELLRQSQVFGKKQKAVLDQVAAQAILQTCFDGGILGVFEG from the coding sequence ATGCCTGATTTGTCGCGTCCGCAAGGTTGCGCTTTGGCGTTTGATTTTGGCGAAACGCGCATAGGCGTGGCGCAAGGCAGCACCGAAGTGAACATTGCCCACCCCATCGCCACCGTTACAGGCAGCAGCAACGATGAAAAATTCGCTGCCATTGCCAAATTGATACGCGAATGGCAACCGCATTTTTTGGTGGTGGGCATACCCACCCACGCCGATGGCAGCGAACACGACATGACGCGCTTGGCAAAAACCTTTGGGCATAGGCTCAATGGGCGTTTCAGGCTGCCTGTTTATTGGGTGGATGAGCGTTTTTCATCGGTTTATGCCGAAGAGTTGTTGCGCCAATCGCAAGTGTTTGGTAAAAAACAAAAAGCCGTGCTGGACCAAGTTGCCGCCCAAGCCATTTTGCAAACCTGTTTTGATGGCGGCATTTTGGGCGTGTTTGAGGGTTAG
- a CDS encoding YkvA family protein, translating to MSEPNTEYTEQGFWDKVKRYAKDMGESVLQPALKLYYATQDPDVPMWAKTTAYGALAYLISPIDAIPDLTPILGYTDDLGALAAAIALIAAHIKDEHTQKAKETLKQWFD from the coding sequence ATGTCTGAACCAAATACAGAATACACCGAACAAGGTTTTTGGGATAAAGTCAAACGTTACGCCAAAGACATGGGCGAAAGCGTGTTGCAACCTGCCTTAAAACTCTACTATGCAACCCAAGACCCCGATGTACCAATGTGGGCAAAAACAACCGCTTATGGCGCATTGGCATATTTGATTTCCCCCATTGATGCCATTCCCGACTTAACGCCAATTTTGGGCTATACCGATGATTTGGGCGCACTTGCCGCAGCCATCGCCTTGATTGCCGCACACATCAAAGATGAACACACCCAAAAAGCCAAAGAAACGTTAAAACAATGGTTTGATTAA
- a CDS encoding homoserine dehydrogenase, whose product MRTINIGLLGLGTVGRGVAELLRDNTQEMTRRLGCEIRISAVCSRSQERVQQLCPQAAWETDPLTLVQRDDVDVVLELFGGTTLAKDAVLKAIECGKHIVTANKKLLAEYGNDIFALAEKNNVMVHFEAAVAGGIPVIKALREGLAANQIQSVAGIINGTSNFILSEMREKGSAFKDVLAEAQRLGYAEADPTFDIEGHDAGHKITIMSALAFGTPVNFGACYLEGISQLDSRDIKYAEELGYRVKLLGITRKTEKGIELRVHPTLIPESRLLANVNGVMNAVRINANMVGETLYYGAGAGALPTASAVVADLMDIARLMNAPSQNRVPHLAFQPSQVKAQNFVSMDNISSSYYLRVQAADEAGVLGKIATLLANEGVSIEALIQKAVLDNNQAEIVILTHHTIEKNVKTAIAAIEAQDCVSAPVTMIRMESLHG is encoded by the coding sequence ATGCGAACCATCAACATAGGTTTATTGGGATTGGGTACTGTGGGGCGTGGCGTTGCCGAATTATTGCGCGATAACACACAAGAAATGACACGCCGTTTGGGTTGCGAAATCCGCATCAGCGCGGTTTGCTCACGCAGCCAAGAGCGCGTACAACAACTCTGCCCCCAAGCCGCATGGGAAACCGACCCTTTGACATTGGTGCAACGCGATGATGTTGATGTGGTTTTGGAATTGTTTGGCGGCACCACGCTTGCCAAAGATGCGGTATTGAAAGCCATTGAATGCGGCAAACACATTGTTACCGCCAACAAAAAACTGCTGGCTGAATACGGCAACGACATTTTCGCGCTGGCTGAAAAAAACAATGTGATGGTGCATTTTGAAGCGGCGGTGGCAGGCGGCATTCCTGTGATTAAAGCCTTGCGCGAGGGTTTGGCGGCAAACCAAATTCAATCGGTGGCAGGCATCATCAACGGCACCAGCAATTTCATTTTAAGTGAAATGCGCGAAAAAGGCAGCGCATTCAAAGATGTATTGGCAGAAGCGCAACGCTTGGGCTATGCCGAAGCCGACCCCACTTTTGACATTGAAGGTCATGACGCTGGACACAAAATCACGATTATGAGTGCTTTGGCATTTGGTACGCCTGTGAATTTTGGCGCGTGCTATTTGGAAGGCATCAGCCAATTAGACAGCCGCGACATCAAATATGCCGAAGAATTGGGCTATCGCGTCAAATTATTGGGCATCACGCGCAAAACGGAAAAAGGCATTGAATTGCGCGTTCACCCCACTTTAATCCCCGAAAGTCGCCTGTTGGCAAATGTGAATGGTGTGATGAATGCCGTTCGCATCAACGCCAATATGGTGGGCGAAACGCTGTATTATGGTGCAGGTGCTGGCGCGTTGCCCACTGCCAGCGCGGTGGTTGCCGATTTGATGGACATTGCCCGATTGATGAATGCGCCATCGCAAAACCGTGTGCCGCATTTGGCGTTCCAACCCAGCCAAGTGAAAGCGCAAAATTTTGTGAGCATGGACAACATCAGCAGCAGCTATTATTTGCGCGTTCAGGCTGCCGATGAAGCGGGCGTGTTGGGCAAAATTGCCACTTTGTTGGCAAACGAGGGCGTTTCCATTGAAGCCCTAATCCAAAAAGCGGTGTTGGACAACAATCAAGCCGAAATCGTGATTTTGACCCACCACACCATTGAAAAAAATGTGAAAACCGCCATTGCCGCCATTGAAGCGCAAGATTGTGTATCAGCCCCTGTAACAATGATTCGCATGGAAAGTTTACATGGTTGA
- the adk gene encoding adenylate kinase codes for MKVLLLGAPGAGKGTQAQFITQAFNIPQISTGDMLRAAIKAGTPLGLEAKKIMDEGGLVRDDIIIGMVQERIAQADCANGFLFDGFPRTLAQAQAMQDAGVLLDAVVEIDVPDETIVERMDGRRVHLASGRTYHIKHNPPKVDGKDDITGEDLIQRDDDKAETVKKRLNVYHEQTEVLIGFYGNLQGDNAPKYHKINGTQSVDAVKNDVLSALGK; via the coding sequence ATGAAAGTATTGTTGCTGGGCGCACCAGGTGCTGGCAAAGGCACACAAGCGCAATTCATTACCCAAGCCTTTAATATTCCACAAATTTCCACAGGCGATATGCTCCGCGCGGCAATCAAGGCTGGCACACCTTTGGGCTTGGAAGCCAAAAAAATCATGGACGAAGGCGGTTTGGTACGCGATGACATCATCATCGGCATGGTGCAAGAGCGCATTGCCCAAGCCGATTGTGCCAACGGTTTTTTGTTTGACGGTTTTCCGCGCACTTTGGCGCAAGCCCAAGCCATGCAAGACGCTGGTGTGTTGTTGGACGCGGTGGTGGAAATTGACGTGCCCGATGAAACCATTGTGGAACGCATGGACGGTCGCCGTGTGCATTTGGCTTCGGGTCGCACTTACCACATCAAACACAATCCGCCCAAAGTGGACGGCAAAGACGATATTACAGGCGAAGACTTAATCCAACGCGATGATGACAAAGCCGAAACCGTGAAAAAACGCCTGAATGTGTACCACGAACAAACCGAAGTTTTGATTGGTTTTTACGGCAATTTGCAAGGCGACAACGCCCCCAAATACCACAAAATCAACGGCACACAAAGCGTTGATGCCGTGAAAAACGATGTGTTAAGCGCATTGGGCAAATAA
- a CDS encoding epoxyqueuosine reductase QueH yields the protein MAHPQVTQIDRPKLTLPNGADKLLLHSCCAPCSGEVMEALLASGIDYTIYFYNPNIHPLKEYEIRKNENIKFAEQHGVPFIDADYDVDNWFERAKGMEYEPERGIRCTMCFDMRFERTALYAYENGFPVISSSLGISRWKDMNQINGCGHNAAAKYDGVTYWDYNWRKGGGSSRMIEISKREHFYQQEYCGCVYSLRDTNAWRRARGREPIKLGVKYYGDDEE from the coding sequence ATGGCACACCCCCAAGTTACCCAAATTGACCGCCCCAAACTCACTTTACCCAATGGCGCAGACAAATTGCTGTTGCATTCATGCTGTGCGCCTTGCTCGGGCGAAGTGATGGAAGCCTTGCTGGCAAGCGGCATTGACTACACCATTTATTTTTACAATCCCAATATTCATCCGCTCAAAGAATACGAAATTCGCAAAAACGAAAACATCAAATTTGCCGAACAACACGGCGTGCCATTCATTGACGCAGACTATGATGTGGACAACTGGTTTGAACGCGCCAAAGGCATGGAATACGAACCCGAACGCGGCATTCGTTGCACCATGTGTTTTGATATGCGCTTTGAACGCACGGCTTTGTATGCCTACGAAAATGGCTTTCCCGTCATCAGCAGCAGCTTGGGCATTTCACGCTGGAAAGACATGAACCAAATCAACGGTTGCGGACACAACGCCGCCGCCAAATACGATGGCGTAACCTATTGGGATTACAACTGGCGCAAAGGTGGCGGTTCATCGCGCATGATTGAAATCAGCAAACGCGAGCATTTTTATCAACAAGAATATTGCGGTTGCGTGTATTCTTTGCGCGATACGAATGCGTGGCGCAGAGCGCGCGGTCGCGAACCCATTAAATTGGGTGTGAAATATTATGGCGATGATGAAGAATGA
- a CDS encoding CBU_0592 family membrane protein, with protein MNSLFDWQQWGEEVAHIISTTAHIVGFLGMMCVVLAFWLVVSEKWKPTSLSYNLLNGGGAILLILSLCVHFNLGSFVIEVFWIAIAGMGIIKNLKAKKSQKNDLP; from the coding sequence ATGAACAGTTTATTTGATTGGCAACAATGGGGCGAGGAAGTCGCACACATCATCAGCACCACCGCACACATTGTGGGTTTTTTGGGCATGATGTGTGTGGTGTTGGCGTTTTGGCTGGTGGTCAGCGAAAAATGGAAACCGACTTCTTTGTCATACAATTTACTCAATGGCGGTGGGGCGATTTTGTTGATTTTGAGCTTGTGTGTGCATTTCAATTTGGGTTCGTTTGTGATTGAAGTGTTTTGGATTGCGATTGCAGGCATGGGCATTATCAAAAATCTGAAAGCCAAAAAATCGCAAAAGAATGATTTGCCGTAA
- a CDS encoding YqgE/AlgH family protein encodes MNLTHHFLIATPNLADSLFSGSVVYVCEHNENGAMGIIINKPSPIGMEVVFASSGNRIPERFIDHFVMMGGPVQVDRGFVVHTPIGNWQSTLSITDDTAISTSRDVIESLAKDERINKAILSIGYSSWTKGQLEREIAENAWLVAPADSHILFDTPIEEKHGAALSKLGINAVNLMNGVGYA; translated from the coding sequence ATGAATTTAACCCATCACTTTTTAATTGCCACGCCCAATTTGGCAGACAGCCTGTTTTCAGGCAGCGTGGTTTATGTTTGTGAACACAATGAAAATGGTGCAATGGGCATCATCATCAACAAACCTTCGCCCATTGGCATGGAGGTGGTTTTTGCGTCCAGCGGCAACCGCATTCCCGAGCGTTTTATTGACCATTTTGTGATGATGGGCGGGCCCGTGCAGGTGGACAGGGGTTTTGTGGTGCATACCCCCATTGGTAATTGGCAAAGCACGTTGAGCATTACCGATGACACCGCCATCAGCACATCACGCGATGTGATTGAGAGCTTGGCAAAAGACGAACGCATCAACAAAGCCATTTTAAGCATAGGCTATTCAAGCTGGACAAAAGGGCAACTGGAACGCGAAATTGCCGAAAACGCATGGCTGGTTGCCCCTGCCGATTCGCACATCTTGTTTGATACCCCCATTGAAGAAAAACACGGTGCAGCCTTATCCAAATTGGGCATCAATGCCGTGAATTTGATGAACGGAGTGGGCTATGCCTGA
- a CDS encoding UDP-glucose:protein N-beta-glucosyltransferase encodes MSTENQEPLPSLTRFEQYVEQKDYEAACNELLSILTKIDSQFGMIQNIEFQYPQQFNANLEQEYYVYFCTRMANAITQLFTDPALNISDVGTQRFLTLQRWLALIFATSPFINADHILLTYNRHPNPSNPYLDYELANNPAVWAKFAILYLPESNISIQFDALYQIAPKLAGSLAFALQSPRFIGTPNAFNKRAEILQWFPQRLAEFENLDGLPSGISHDVYMHCSYDTAPNKHDVKKSLNQVIRRHLLALGWQDRDVSQIGYKNGKPVMVVLLEHFHASHSIYRTHSTSMIAAKEHFYLIGLGGNAVDAAGRAVFDEFHVLDGKSLYEKVEALREVCETHQAAIFYMPSIGMDLTPIFASNTRLAPIQAIALGHPATTHSDFIEYVIVEDDYVGSEDCFSETLLRLPKDALPYVPSASVPQNIEYKLRENPEVVHIGVAATTMKLNPYFLQACQAIRDRAKVKVHFHFALGQSSGITHPYVTRFIKSYLGSDATAHPHQAYDRYLNVLHNCDMLINPFPFGNTNGIIDMVTLGLVGVCKTGAEVHEHIDEGLFKRLGLPEWLITQTVDEYVACAIRLAENHEERLALRRHIIENNGLQTLFTGDPSPMGQVLLAKLQEWGAANGVKIGA; translated from the coding sequence ATGTCCACCGAAAACCAAGAACCCTTACCCAGTTTAACCCGCTTTGAACAATACGTTGAACAAAAAGATTACGAAGCTGCCTGCAATGAATTGCTGTCCATTTTAACCAAAATTGACAGTCAATTTGGCATGATTCAAAACATTGAATTTCAATATCCCCAGCAATTCAATGCCAATTTGGAACAGGAATACTATGTGTATTTCTGTACGCGCATGGCAAACGCCATTACCCAATTATTTACCGACCCCGCTTTGAACATTTCGGATGTGGGTACGCAGCGTTTCTTGACTTTACAACGCTGGCTGGCATTGATTTTCGCCACTTCACCCTTTATCAATGCCGACCACATTTTGCTCACCTACAACCGCCACCCCAATCCCAGCAACCCCTATTTGGATTACGAGCTGGCAAACAACCCTGCGGTGTGGGCAAAATTCGCCATTTTGTATTTGCCCGAATCCAATATCAGCATTCAATTTGACGCTTTGTACCAAATCGCGCCCAAATTGGCAGGTTCGTTGGCATTTGCTTTGCAATCGCCGCGTTTCATTGGCACGCCCAATGCGTTTAACAAACGCGCCGAGATTTTGCAATGGTTTCCCCAGCGTTTGGCAGAATTTGAAAATTTGGACGGCTTGCCAAGCGGCATTTCCCACGATGTGTACATGCATTGCAGCTACGACACCGCGCCCAATAAACACGATGTGAAAAAATCGCTCAATCAAGTGATTCGCCGTCATTTGTTGGCTTTGGGCTGGCAAGACCGCGATGTTTCACAAATCGGCTACAAAAATGGCAAACCCGTGATGGTGGTGTTGTTGGAGCATTTTCACGCATCGCATTCCATTTATCGCACGCATTCCACGTCCATGATTGCGGCAAAAGAACATTTTTATTTAATCGGCTTGGGCGGCAATGCGGTGGACGCGGCAGGCAGAGCCGTGTTTGACGAATTTCACGTTTTGGACGGCAAAAGCCTGTATGAAAAAGTGGAAGCCTTGCGTGAAGTTTGCGAAACCCATCAGGCAGCCATTTTCTATATGCCCAGCATTGGCATGGATTTAACCCCCATTTTTGCCAGCAACACGCGCCTTGCACCCATTCAAGCCATCGCTTTGGGACACCCCGCCACCACGCATTCCGATTTCATTGAATATGTGATTGTGGAAGACGATTATGTGGGCAGCGAAGATTGTTTCAGCGAAACCCTGTTGCGTTTGCCCAAAGACGCGCTGCCTTATGTGCCATCGGCGTCTGTACCGCAAAACATTGAATACAAATTGCGTGAAAACCCCGAAGTCGTTCACATTGGCGTGGCTGCCACCACGATGAAGTTGAATCCCTATTTCTTGCAAGCGTGTCAGGCGATTCGCGACCGCGCCAAAGTGAAAGTGCATTTTCATTTTGCTTTGGGGCAGTCTAGTGGCATCACGCACCCTTATGTTACGCGCTTTATCAAATCGTATTTGGGGTCAGATGCCACCGCGCACCCCCATCAAGCCTACGACCGCTATTTGAATGTGTTGCACAACTGCGATATGCTTATCAATCCTTTCCCATTTGGCAACACCAACGGGATTATTGATATGGTTACTTTGGGCTTGGTGGGCGTGTGCAAAACGGGTGCAGAAGTGCATGAACACATTGACGAAGGCTTGTTCAAACGTTTGGGGCTGCCTGAATGGTTGATTACGCAAACGGTAGATGAATATGTGGCATGTGCCATTCGTTTGGCAGAAAACCACGAAGAGCGTTTGGCATTGCGCCGCCACATCATTGAAAACAATGGCTTGCAAACTTTATTTACAGGCGACCCCAGTCCGATGGGGCAGGTGCTGTTGGCAAAATTGCAAGAGTGGGGCGCGGCAAATGGCGTGAAAATTGGGGCATGA
- a CDS encoding EamA family transporter, protein MAQAWLYWALASAIFAALTAIFAKMGLQGIDSDFATFIRTVVIIGALALFLSYTHKWQSLGSLSGRNWLFLILSGLATGASWLAYFKALQLGNASQVAPIDKFSVVLVTLFAVLFLGERPSGQEWLGIVLIGAGVLVLALKR, encoded by the coding sequence ATGGCACAAGCATGGTTATATTGGGCATTGGCATCGGCGATTTTTGCGGCACTCACCGCCATTTTTGCCAAAATGGGTTTACAAGGCATTGATTCCGATTTTGCCACATTCATTCGCACGGTGGTCATCATTGGCGCATTGGCACTGTTTTTGAGCTACACCCACAAATGGCAAAGTTTGGGCAGTTTATCGGGCAGAAATTGGCTGTTTTTGATTTTATCGGGCTTGGCAACGGGTGCGTCATGGTTGGCGTATTTCAAAGCCCTGCAACTGGGCAACGCATCGCAAGTTGCGCCCATAGACAAATTCAGCGTGGTGTTGGTTACGCTGTTTGCCGTGCTGTTTTTGGGCGAACGCCCCAGTGGACAAGAGTGGTTGGGCATTGTTTTGATTGGCGCAGGCGTGTTGGTGCTGGCTTTAAAACGTTAA
- a CDS encoding zinc-finger domain-containing protein, whose amino-acid sequence MTQSTPSPQIIDITPHDLPLHCAGADNETWNGHPRVFLPIQSNSQIECPYCGAVYRLHGEAKAH is encoded by the coding sequence ATGACCCAAAGCACCCCATCCCCCCAAATCATCGACATCACACCACACGATTTGCCCCTGCATTGCGCTGGCGCAGACAACGAAACGTGGAACGGACACCCACGCGTGTTTTTGCCGATTCAATCCAACAGCCAAATTGAATGCCCCTATTGCGGCGCGGTGTACCGTTTGCACGGCGAGGCGAAAGCGCATTGA
- the lysM gene encoding peptidoglycan-binding protein LysM produces MGLFSFIKDAGEKLFGSDDPLEIQNKIQEYVAKQNLGINMFTAIYDTASETVTLRGYAPNQEAIEKAVLAAGNVHGVSKVDNHMKLQEEVAAAAAQEAATVYHDVVAGDTLSAIAKKYYGDANQYPKIFEANKPMLSHPDKIYVGQKLRIPQ; encoded by the coding sequence ATGGGATTATTCAGCTTTATTAAAGACGCAGGCGAAAAACTGTTTGGTTCAGACGACCCGCTTGAAATCCAAAACAAAATTCAAGAATACGTTGCCAAACAAAACTTGGGCATCAATATGTTTACCGCCATTTACGACACCGCCAGCGAAACCGTTACTTTGCGTGGCTATGCCCCCAATCAAGAGGCGATTGAAAAAGCGGTTTTGGCGGCAGGCAATGTGCATGGTGTATCCAAAGTGGATAACCACATGAAATTGCAAGAAGAAGTGGCAGCCGCAGCAGCACAAGAAGCCGCAACGGTTTATCACGATGTGGTGGCAGGCGACACGCTCTCTGCCATTGCCAAAAAATATTATGGCGATGCCAATCAGTATCCCAAAATTTTTGAAGCCAACAAACCCATGTTGAGCCACCCCGATAAAATTTATGTGGGTCAAAAATTGCGCATTCCTCAATAA
- the ettA gene encoding energy-dependent translational throttle protein EttA, whose amino-acid sequence MSQYVYSMLRVSKVVPPQKTIIKDISLSFFPGAKIGLLGLNGAGKSTVLRIMAGVDKEFEGEAIPMSGLKIGYLPQEPELDPEKTVREEVESGLGEVVAAQKRLEEVYAAYAEPDADFDALAEEQARLEAIIAAGSSSSGGAEHELEIAADALRLPEWDAKIAHLSGGEKRRVALCKLLLSKPDMLLLDEPTNHLDAESVEWLEQFLVRFPGTVVAVTHDRYFLDNAAEWILELDRGHGIPWKGNYSSWLEQKEQRLANEAKSEAARIKAMKQELEWVRQNAKGRQAKSKARLARFEEMSNYEYQKRNETQEIFIPVAERLGNEVIEFVNVSKSFGDRVLIDDLSFKIPAGAIVGVIGANGAGKSTLFKLISGKEQPDSGEVKIGQTVKLSLIDQSREGLGNDKTVFDEIAEGRDILQVGQFELPARAYLGRFNFKGSDQSKIVGNLSGGERGRLHLAKTLIAGGNVLLLDEPSNDLDVETLRALEDALLEFAGSVMVISHDRWFLDRIATHILACEGDSKWVFFDGNYQEYEADKKRRLGEEGAKPKRIKYKPVTR is encoded by the coding sequence ATGTCTCAATACGTTTATTCCATGTTGCGCGTGAGCAAAGTTGTGCCACCGCAAAAAACCATCATCAAAGACATTTCCCTGTCGTTTTTCCCTGGTGCGAAGATTGGCTTGCTGGGTTTGAACGGCGCAGGCAAATCCACCGTACTCCGCATCATGGCGGGTGTGGACAAGGAATTTGAAGGCGAAGCCATTCCAATGAGCGGTTTGAAAATCGGCTATTTGCCGCAAGAGCCAGAACTTGACCCCGAAAAAACCGTGCGCGAAGAAGTGGAAAGCGGTTTGGGCGAAGTGGTTGCCGCGCAAAAGCGTTTGGAAGAAGTCTATGCCGCCTATGCCGAGCCTGACGCGGATTTTGACGCGCTGGCAGAAGAACAAGCGCGTTTGGAAGCGATTATTGCCGCAGGTTCGTCCAGTAGCGGTGGCGCGGAGCATGAGTTGGAAATCGCGGCAGACGCATTAAGGCTGCCTGAATGGGACGCGAAAATCGCCCATTTGTCGGGTGGCGAAAAACGCCGTGTGGCATTGTGCAAATTGCTGTTGTCCAAGCCCGATATGTTGCTGCTGGACGAACCGACCAACCATTTGGACGCGGAATCCGTTGAATGGCTGGAACAATTCTTGGTGCGTTTCCCGGGTACGGTGGTGGCGGTAACGCACGACCGCTATTTCTTGGACAATGCGGCAGAATGGATTTTGGAGCTTGACCGTGGACACGGCATTCCTTGGAAAGGCAATTATTCGTCTTGGTTGGAACAAAAAGAGCAGCGTTTGGCAAACGAAGCCAAATCCGAAGCCGCGCGAATTAAAGCGATGAAACAAGAGCTGGAATGGGTGCGCCAAAACGCCAAAGGTCGCCAAGCCAAATCCAAAGCGCGTTTGGCGCGTTTTGAAGAAATGTCCAATTACGAATACCAAAAACGCAATGAAACGCAGGAAATTTTCATTCCTGTGGCAGAGCGTTTGGGCAATGAAGTGATTGAATTTGTGAATGTTTCCAAATCGTTTGGCGACCGCGTTTTGATTGATGATTTGAGTTTCAAAATCCCAGCAGGTGCGATTGTGGGCGTGATTGGTGCGAACGGTGCAGGTAAATCCACGCTGTTCAAGCTGATTTCGGGCAAAGAGCAGCCTGATTCGGGTGAAGTGAAAATCGGTCAAACCGTCAAATTGTCTTTGATTGACCAAAGCCGCGAAGGTTTGGGCAACGACAAAACCGTGTTTGATGAGATTGCCGAAGGGCGCGACATTTTGCAAGTGGGGCAATTTGAGTTGCCTGCGCGTGCGTATTTGGGGCGGTTTAACTTCAAAGGCAGCGACCAAAGTAAAATCGTGGGCAATTTGTCGGGCGGTGAGCGCGGACGTTTGCATTTGGCGAAAACGCTGATTGCAGGCGGCAATGTGTTGCTGCTGGACGAACCGTCTAACGATTTGGACGTGGAAACTTTGCGCGCTTTGGAAGACGCTTTGCTGGAATTTGCAGGCAGCGTGATGGTCATTTCGCACGACCGTTGGTTCTTGGACAGAATCGCCACGCACATTTTGGCGTGTGAGGGCGATTCCAAATGGGTGTTTTTTGACGGCAACTATCAGGAATATGAAGCGGACAAAAAACGCCGTTTGGGCGAAGAAGGTGCGAAACCGAAACGGATTAAGTATAAGCCTGTAACACGTTGA
- a CDS encoding helix-turn-helix domain-containing protein: MQQDPLKSFGLRLVQLRKSKGLSQEKLALESGIARSYLSGVERGQRNIALLNIHKLADTLGIPASSLLELPDD; this comes from the coding sequence ATGCAACAAGACCCATTAAAATCATTTGGTTTGCGTTTGGTTCAACTTCGTAAGAGCAAGGGGCTTTCGCAAGAAAAATTGGCATTGGAAAGCGGCATTGCCCGAAGTTATTTGAGTGGCGTGGAGCGTGGTCAGCGCAATATTGCGTTACTGAATATTCATAAATTGGCAGATACATTGGGCATTCCAGCGTCAAGTTTATTGGAATTGCCTGATGATTGA
- the trpS gene encoding tryptophan--tRNA ligase, which produces MKKQRVLTGVTTTGIPHLGNYVGAIRPAIRAAAQDNVESYLFLANYHGIIKCHEPEQIHQSTQAVAATWLACGLDTERTTFYRQSDIPEILELNWILTCITGKGLMNRAHAYKAAVDKNLAENQDPDFEIEMGLYSYPILMTADIIMFNAHTVPVGRDQIQHVEMARDIAQRFNHRFGKNIFTLPEVQIDENVELLVGLDGRKMSKSYGNTIELFLTPKQRQKAVNKIVTNLKEPNVPKFKGESAIFEIYQAFATPDEYAEFEKQLNEGLAWGEAKKLLAAKIGEELDDKTDAYHDLIANPKRIEDILQAGAAKARVQARELLVEVKDAVGIRTLA; this is translated from the coding sequence ATGAAAAAACAACGTGTTCTCACAGGCGTAACCACCACAGGCATACCGCATTTGGGCAATTATGTGGGGGCGATTCGCCCAGCCATTCGCGCCGCCGCGCAAGACAATGTGGAAAGCTACCTGTTTTTGGCAAATTACCACGGCATCATCAAATGCCACGAACCCGAGCAGATTCATCAATCCACACAGGCGGTTGCCGCCACTTGGTTGGCTTGCGGTTTGGATACGGAGCGCACCACCTTTTATCGCCAGTCGGACATTCCCGAAATTTTGGAATTGAACTGGATTTTGACCTGCATCACAGGCAAAGGCTTGATGAACCGCGCCCACGCCTACAAAGCCGCCGTAGATAAAAATCTTGCCGAAAACCAAGACCCTGATTTTGAAATAGAAATGGGCTTATACAGCTACCCCATTTTGATGACCGCCGACATCATCATGTTCAATGCCCACACCGTACCCGTGGGGCGCGACCAAATCCAACACGTTGAAATGGCGCGTGATATTGCCCAGCGTTTCAATCATCGTTTTGGTAAAAACATTTTCACTTTGCCCGAAGTGCAAATTGATGAAAACGTTGAATTATTGGTGGGATTGGACGGGCGCAAAATGTCCAAATCCTATGGCAACACGATTGAGTTGTTTCTCACGCCCAAGCAACGCCAAAAAGCGGTAAACAAAATTGTGACCAATTTAAAAGAACCCAATGTGCCAAAATTCAAAGGCGAAAGCGCGATTTTTGAAATTTATCAAGCCTTTGCCACGCCAGATGAATATGCCGAATTTGAAAAACAGCTCAACGAAGGCTTGGCTTGGGGCGAGGCGAAAAAGCTGCTTGCCGCCAAAATTGGCGAAGAATTGGACGATAAAACCGATGCTTATCACGATTTGATTGCCAATCCCAAACGCATTGAAGACATTTTACAGGCAGGCGCAGCCAAAGCGCGTGTTCAAGCGCGTGAATTGCTGGTAGAAGTGAAAGACGCGGTTGGCATTCGCACTTTGGCATAA